Proteins encoded within one genomic window of Rhizobium favelukesii:
- a CDS encoding MFS transporter has protein sequence MIVEKQLISKITWRLMPFLGVLYLIAYIDRQNVSFAKLDMVGALGMTEYAYGLGASLFFVGYFIFEVPSNLLLDKFGASKWFARILISWGAVTIALAYTQNATMFYILRFLLGACEAGFFPGVLYLLTLWYPSAYRGTMVGLFMIFSAIANAVGAPLGGVLLDLDGLYGIAGWQWVFIATGIPAVIAGVVTLFYLADRPADAKFLTAEEQAWLKDRLARENSGMEASAGDGFKALINPHVLLMSLCYVGFPLAAYGLSYWLPTIVKGFGVSNTTNGLLNIIPWVLVAIALYVVPSAADRAASKTPYIVIPALVGAVCLLLSAVIPNHVVQFLLLCLAAAGIFAGQPVFWSLPSRFLRGAGAAAGLAAINSVGNLGGFVAQNVVPWIKDATGSTIAPMFFLAVCLAAAALLVLIIGRTLGRQATSHDLKARV, from the coding sequence GTGATTGTGGAGAAACAACTTATTTCGAAAATCACCTGGCGGCTCATGCCGTTTCTCGGCGTTTTATATTTGATCGCCTACATCGACCGCCAGAATGTGAGCTTCGCCAAGCTTGATATGGTCGGGGCGCTTGGAATGACCGAATACGCCTATGGGCTGGGGGCTTCTCTATTCTTCGTCGGATATTTCATATTTGAGGTCCCGAGCAATCTGCTTCTCGACAAATTTGGCGCCAGCAAGTGGTTTGCCCGCATTCTCATTTCCTGGGGCGCGGTCACGATCGCGCTCGCCTATACGCAGAACGCTACGATGTTCTACATTCTTCGCTTCTTGCTGGGCGCCTGTGAGGCCGGCTTCTTTCCCGGCGTGCTTTATCTTCTGACGCTTTGGTACCCCTCTGCCTATCGCGGCACAATGGTCGGATTGTTTATGATCTTCAGTGCGATCGCCAATGCAGTTGGCGCTCCTTTGGGAGGCGTGCTGCTGGATCTGGACGGACTGTACGGGATTGCGGGATGGCAATGGGTCTTCATCGCAACGGGAATACCGGCGGTCATCGCAGGCGTTGTCACTCTATTTTACTTGGCCGACAGACCCGCGGACGCGAAGTTCCTCACGGCTGAGGAACAGGCTTGGCTGAAAGATCGTCTCGCACGAGAGAATTCCGGCATGGAGGCGTCTGCTGGCGACGGATTCAAGGCGCTGATCAATCCGCATGTGTTGTTGATGTCGCTCTGCTACGTCGGGTTTCCCCTCGCAGCCTATGGTCTGAGCTACTGGCTCCCAACCATTGTAAAGGGCTTTGGCGTCAGCAACACGACAAATGGCCTCCTAAATATCATTCCTTGGGTTCTGGTCGCCATTGCTCTTTATGTCGTGCCATCCGCAGCTGACCGTGCAGCATCGAAGACGCCCTATATTGTCATCCCGGCACTTGTGGGCGCCGTGTGCCTTTTGCTGTCCGCAGTTATCCCGAACCATGTCGTGCAATTTCTGCTTCTATGTTTGGCGGCAGCCGGAATCTTTGCTGGGCAGCCAGTGTTTTGGAGCCTGCCGTCGCGCTTCCTTCGCGGGGCGGGAGCAGCAGCGGGATTGGCTGCTATCAACTCGGTGGGGAATCTCGGAGGGTTCGTAGCGCAGAACGTCGTGCCCTGGATCAAAGACGCAACGGGTAGCACAATCGCGCCGATGTTTTTCCTCGCTGTCTGCCTGGCCGCAGCTGCGCTTCTCGTCCTGATCATAGGGCGAACTTTGGGCCGCCAGGCGACGTCTCACGACCTCAAAGCCAGGGTCTGA
- a CDS encoding glycerophosphodiester phosphodiesterase encodes MLEDRGIAIESAGHRTWLKWHRGHRFAGDISFTGERIVDGMELGASVEIDLVRFAGDGFAVLHDEMLDAATTGSGPVREASEAYLRGLYLRDPFGAPSGHKVMMLEDLAQLLGQISRHPRAGLQLDLKENADAISDEDIAAFAAAISPVVGSVILSGGDSAAVERLSQAVPEMAIGYDPCHDGAMERLMETRDFAGFVAGTLRAVPRAQMIYLDRRLVLCADQAGYDLIGAFHEAGRVVDAYTINSAVPSALPGVKRLLELKADQITTDDPVGLERLLMDDQA; translated from the coding sequence ATGCTTGAGGACCGCGGAATTGCGATTGAAAGCGCCGGGCATCGCACCTGGCTGAAGTGGCACCGAGGACACCGCTTTGCCGGCGACATTTCCTTCACGGGCGAACGTATCGTCGATGGCATGGAACTCGGCGCCAGCGTGGAGATCGATCTCGTGCGCTTTGCCGGTGACGGCTTCGCTGTACTGCATGATGAGATGCTTGATGCCGCGACAACCGGTTCCGGTCCGGTTCGCGAGGCATCCGAGGCCTATTTGCGAGGTCTTTATCTTCGCGACCCTTTCGGGGCGCCGAGTGGGCACAAGGTGATGATGCTTGAGGATCTTGCGCAACTGCTCGGTCAAATCAGCCGACATCCCAGAGCTGGCCTGCAGCTTGACCTGAAAGAAAACGCAGATGCCATTTCCGACGAAGACATCGCCGCATTCGCGGCTGCCATTTCCCCTGTTGTGGGTTCGGTTATTCTTTCAGGCGGCGACTCGGCTGCCGTCGAGCGGCTCTCGCAGGCTGTGCCCGAGATGGCAATCGGCTACGACCCGTGCCACGATGGCGCCATGGAGCGGCTGATGGAAACCCGCGATTTCGCGGGCTTTGTTGCCGGTACGTTGCGCGCAGTGCCACGCGCGCAGATGATCTATCTCGATCGCCGTTTGGTGCTCTGTGCCGATCAGGCAGGCTATGACCTGATTGGCGCGTTTCACGAGGCCGGACGGGTCGTCGACGCCTATACCATCAACTCGGCCGTGCCGTCTGCCTTACCGGGTGTCAAACGCCTATTGGAGCTGAAAGCTGACCAGATCACGACGGATGACCCGGTCGGTTTGGAACGGCTTCTGATGGACGATCAGGCCTGA
- a CDS encoding HD domain-containing protein, translated as MPVGSREWINEHDHRAASDLLKAVKIAFKAHSGQTDKAGEPYFSHCKRVADAVEGDDERIVGFLHDVVEKGDGWPLERLAQAGFSTEIVQAVDALTRRPEETDQEFVTRAAENRLARSIKVADLRDNLAQAQKVGADTSKYEEGLQIIEIMEADPNVAGTGRS; from the coding sequence ATGCCCGTCGGTTCACGCGAATGGATCAACGAACACGATCATCGTGCGGCGTCCGATCTCCTCAAGGCCGTCAAGATCGCCTTCAAGGCCCACTCTGGACAAACCGACAAGGCAGGTGAGCCGTATTTTTCCCATTGCAAGCGCGTTGCCGACGCTGTCGAAGGAGATGACGAACGCATTGTCGGCTTCCTGCATGATGTTGTGGAAAAAGGAGACGGTTGGCCCCTCGAGCGACTGGCACAGGCTGGCTTCAGCACAGAAATTGTTCAAGCCGTCGATGCGCTGACACGACGCCCCGAAGAGACAGATCAAGAATTTGTCACGCGCGCTGCCGAAAACAGGCTTGCGCGTTCCATCAAGGTTGCCGACCTCAGAGACAATCTCGCGCAGGCCCAAAAGGTGGGTGCCGACACTTCCAAGTATGAGGAAGGTCTTCAAATCATCGAGATCATGGAGGCGGATCCGAACGTCGCCGGAACAGGTCGTTCCTGA
- a CDS encoding GNAT family N-acetyltransferase yields MDMLVKLYDLKPDAALDARMERQGITIRRVLPPELKALTDWITPRFGVGWSSEATAAVMRQPPTCFVAIQNGTLIGFACHEATAKGFFGPTGVDSAARGQGAGHALLLTTLLDMYAQGYAYGVIGGAGPMDFYRRSVGAVPIEGSIPGIYRGMLAEAEPDEISESHV; encoded by the coding sequence ATGGATATGCTCGTCAAGCTCTACGATCTCAAGCCGGACGCCGCCCTTGATGCGAGAATGGAACGCCAAGGCATCACCATCCGTCGCGTTCTGCCGCCGGAGCTGAAGGCCTTGACCGACTGGATTACCCCGCGCTTCGGTGTCGGATGGTCGTCCGAGGCCACGGCTGCCGTCATGCGGCAGCCGCCGACATGCTTCGTCGCCATCCAGAATGGCACGCTGATCGGTTTTGCCTGCCACGAGGCGACGGCAAAGGGCTTCTTCGGGCCAACTGGCGTCGATAGCGCAGCCCGCGGCCAAGGTGCGGGCCATGCGTTACTCCTGACGACGCTCCTCGACATGTATGCGCAGGGCTACGCTTATGGCGTCATCGGGGGTGCTGGACCCATGGATTTCTACCGCCGGAGCGTCGGTGCCGTGCCAATCGAGGGATCCATTCCCGGAATCTATCGCGGCATGTTGGCCGAGGCCGAGCCAGACGAAATCTCGGAATCGCACGTCTAG
- a CDS encoding carbohydrate ABC transporter permease has translation MSARLARRDHRAAWLFLLPVIIAMLVVAVWPLGRTFFFAFTDAYLDDPSVYSMVGLDNFIEVFNDHSWWLAVRNTLIFTVVSVAIETVLGLAIALLINEAIPGRGLARAAILVPWAIPVVVATRIWEWMLNDQFGVINKILVALGFIDHGVAWTASSSLIMGVVIFIDVWMTTPFMVLLILAGLQMISQEIFEAAEVDGIPAWKRFWSITLPMLRPAIGVAVLFRTLDALRMFDLSYVLAGSNEKVMTVSIYARDRLISFQELGVGSSASTWVFLLVALVAIIIIGALRLDKAAGH, from the coding sequence ATGAGCGCGCGCCTCGCCCGCCGCGATCACCGTGCCGCCTGGCTCTTCCTTTTGCCAGTCATCATCGCCATGCTGGTGGTCGCCGTTTGGCCGCTGGGACGGACATTCTTCTTTGCCTTTACCGACGCTTATCTCGACGATCCCAGCGTCTATTCAATGGTCGGCCTCGACAATTTCATCGAGGTCTTCAACGACCACAGCTGGTGGCTCGCCGTCAGGAATACACTGATCTTCACCGTTGTTTCGGTTGCGATCGAGACGGTGCTGGGCCTTGCGATCGCGCTCCTGATCAACGAGGCCATCCCCGGCCGTGGACTTGCCCGCGCCGCGATCCTGGTGCCCTGGGCCATCCCTGTGGTCGTTGCTACCAGAATCTGGGAATGGATGCTGAATGACCAGTTCGGCGTCATCAACAAGATCCTGGTGGCACTTGGCTTCATAGATCATGGTGTGGCCTGGACGGCGAGCAGTTCGCTTATTATGGGGGTGGTGATCTTTATCGACGTTTGGATGACGACCCCGTTCATGGTGCTGCTGATCCTCGCGGGTCTGCAGATGATTTCCCAGGAGATCTTCGAGGCCGCCGAAGTTGATGGCATTCCAGCCTGGAAGCGATTCTGGTCCATCACCCTTCCGATGCTGAGGCCTGCGATCGGTGTTGCGGTCCTGTTTCGCACACTCGATGCGCTACGCATGTTCGACCTTTCCTATGTGCTTGCCGGCAGCAACGAAAAGGTCATGACAGTATCCATCTATGCCCGCGACCGGCTGATCAGCTTCCAGGAACTCGGAGTCGGCTCGTCTGCCTCGACTTGGGTCTTCCTGCTGGTGGCTCTGGTGGCGATCATCATCATCGGTGCATTGCGGCTCGATAAGGCGGCGGGGCATTGA
- a CDS encoding TOBE domain-containing protein, whose amino-acid sequence MTISKRHPSECYVDEALALDDRIVVMRDGCTEQIAPRDRIYGEPEIEFVAGFIGSMNFIRTTVRGGVSRHAAFALSVPVADGDVVLAVRPEALSLVAAKGMGGGIVHRSIDFGTHTIVEVDLADATRVKAMTSSNSALAKGASVEPVASAFRAFWDNRLIHESGAIAARQNNRVFGHA is encoded by the coding sequence ATGACAATTTCTAAACGCCATCCGTCAGAGTGCTACGTCGATGAAGCGCTGGCGCTCGACGACCGGATCGTCGTGATGCGCGATGGCTGCACCGAACAGATCGCGCCGCGCGATCGCATCTACGGCGAGCCAGAGATCGAATTCGTCGCCGGCTTCATCGGCTCGATGAACTTCATTCGAACGACTGTGAGGGGTGGTGTCAGCCGGCATGCAGCCTTTGCGCTTTCCGTTCCGGTCGCAGACGGGGACGTGGTGCTTGCCGTTCGACCGGAAGCGCTGTCGCTTGTCGCGGCGAAGGGGATGGGTGGCGGCATCGTTCATCGCAGCATCGATTTTGGTACCCATACGATCGTCGAGGTTGATCTTGCCGACGCAACGAGGGTGAAAGCAATGACATCAAGCAACAGCGCCTTGGCGAAGGGCGCGTCAGTGGAGCCGGTAGCCTCTGCCTTCAGGGCGTTCTGGGACAACCGGCTCATTCACGAGTCCGGTGCGATAGCGGCACGACAGAACAATCGGGTGTTTGGGCATGCTTGA
- a CDS encoding carbohydrate ABC transporter permease produces MTDLALPLPVRKSSAYYRLRRRVLRGLQIFALFLVLIYTLFPYYWAFVSSTKQGAALYRSVLLPALDFTYYRQLIDNPVFMSSLLNSAYVAVATTFLSLVIGVSAAYALGRIDFPQRRAVLMVILMISIFPQVVVLSGMFELINWLGLFNRPSALVLTYLLSTVPFTTWILTTFIREFPRELEEAAIVDGCSHLRILLKILLPLMGPSLASTGILAFILAWNEFLFALTFTLTDENRTVPVAIGLIAGTNRYEYPFGQIMAASVTVTLPLIAVVLVFQRRIVAGLTAGAVKG; encoded by the coding sequence ATGACCGATCTGGCGCTTCCCCTCCCGGTCCGCAAATCCAGCGCCTATTACAGGCTGCGGCGCCGCGTACTGCGCGGTTTGCAGATATTCGCGCTGTTCCTTGTCCTCATCTACACGCTGTTTCCCTATTACTGGGCCTTCGTTTCATCGACGAAGCAGGGGGCAGCGCTTTACCGGTCCGTTCTCCTGCCGGCACTCGATTTCACCTATTATCGGCAGTTGATCGACAATCCGGTCTTTATGAGTTCGCTGCTGAATTCCGCCTATGTGGCGGTTGCGACGACCTTCCTGTCTCTGGTGATTGGCGTCAGCGCAGCCTACGCGCTCGGGCGGATCGACTTCCCGCAGCGCCGGGCGGTGCTGATGGTCATCTTGATGATCTCGATCTTTCCCCAGGTGGTCGTGCTTTCGGGGATGTTCGAGCTCATCAACTGGCTCGGGCTCTTCAACCGGCCAAGCGCGCTCGTGCTGACATATTTGCTGTCGACCGTGCCGTTTACGACCTGGATCCTCACCACCTTTATCCGCGAGTTTCCACGCGAACTGGAGGAGGCAGCGATTGTCGACGGCTGCTCGCATCTGCGCATTCTTCTGAAGATATTGCTTCCACTGATGGGACCGTCGCTCGCAAGTACCGGCATCCTCGCCTTTATCCTCGCCTGGAATGAATTCCTCTTTGCCCTCACGTTTACCTTGACGGACGAAAACCGCACGGTGCCGGTGGCGATCGGCTTAATCGCGGGCACCAACCGTTATGAATATCCTTTTGGACAGATCATGGCAGCGTCCGTCACCGTGACACTGCCGCTGATCGCAGTCGTGCTCGTTTTCCAGCGGCGCATCGTCGCCGGGCTGACCGCCGGTGCCGTCAAGGGCTGA
- a CDS encoding ABC transporter ATP-binding protein produces MASVSMESVSKSFGTQSVIHNVDLKIDDGEFIVFVGPSGCGKSTLLRIVAGLISASSGTVRIGGDDVTDVPASKRGVAFVFQSYALYPHMSVARNIGFALETMGIRRDAIAQKVQSVARMLKVDHLLDRRPRELSGGQRQRVAIGRALVRQPDIFLFDEPLSNLDADLRMEMRMEIAKLHGDLQTTMIYVTHDQAEAMTLADRIVVLNHGRIEQIGTPSELYHRPDNRFVAGFIGSPRMNFLPIATQTGDNSASVIGQGGLSLSPKAGDGEPIAEIGVRPEAVRIVPTGKGRLDCVLERVEDLGHEHFAYCRIAGEALWVIRLAAAPAAETIGQPVALSFDDQAVFLFAADGRRLGQTAEPPGFRRAIR; encoded by the coding sequence ATGGCATCGGTTTCGATGGAGTCTGTTTCGAAGAGTTTCGGAACACAGAGTGTCATTCATAATGTGGATCTGAAGATCGACGATGGCGAGTTCATCGTCTTCGTCGGCCCATCCGGATGCGGGAAGTCAACGCTCCTTCGCATCGTGGCGGGGCTGATCTCCGCATCCTCTGGAACGGTCAGGATTGGCGGCGACGACGTAACCGACGTCCCAGCCTCGAAGCGTGGCGTTGCCTTTGTCTTTCAATCCTATGCGCTCTACCCACATATGAGCGTCGCCCGGAATATCGGCTTTGCGCTGGAAACGATGGGCATCCGCCGCGACGCAATTGCGCAGAAGGTGCAATCGGTCGCCCGCATGCTGAAGGTCGACCATCTTCTTGATCGGCGACCGCGGGAGTTGTCGGGAGGCCAGCGCCAACGCGTCGCCATCGGCCGGGCGCTGGTCCGGCAGCCCGATATCTTTCTCTTCGACGAGCCGCTTTCCAATCTGGATGCGGACCTCAGAATGGAAATGCGGATGGAGATCGCCAAGCTGCATGGCGATCTCCAGACGACGATGATCTATGTCACGCACGACCAAGCCGAGGCGATGACGCTTGCCGACCGGATCGTCGTCCTCAATCATGGCCGGATCGAGCAGATCGGCACGCCCTCGGAGCTCTATCATCGGCCCGACAATCGTTTCGTCGCCGGCTTTATCGGCAGCCCTCGCATGAACTTTCTCCCGATCGCGACGCAGACAGGCGACAATAGCGCAAGCGTCATCGGTCAAGGCGGCCTGTCGCTGTCGCCGAAGGCTGGCGATGGAGAACCGATTGCCGAGATCGGCGTCCGGCCGGAGGCCGTGCGCATCGTGCCAACCGGAAAGGGCCGTCTCGACTGCGTGCTCGAACGCGTCGAGGACCTGGGTCACGAACACTTCGCCTATTGCCGGATCGCCGGTGAGGCGCTCTGGGTCATCCGCCTCGCGGCAGCTCCGGCTGCGGAGACAATCGGCCAGCCGGTCGCGCTTTCCTTCGATGATCAGGCGGTATTTCTCTTTGCCGCCGACGGTAGGCGACTTGGCCAGACGGCGGAACCGCCAGGGTTTAGGAGAGCGATACGATGA
- a CDS encoding helix-turn-helix transcriptional regulator translates to MTRRSTVTMAPPYAVEQSLTTLGANLRTARIRRNMTLQEVADKIGADRHVVSAAEKGKASTSIAVYAAMLWVFGLVDQFFHVGDPETDQEGKSLESARSPKRARQDSALNDNF, encoded by the coding sequence ATGACCCGTAGAAGCACGGTGACCATGGCTCCGCCTTATGCCGTTGAGCAATCGTTGACGACGCTCGGCGCAAATCTAAGAACCGCGCGTATTCGGAGGAATATGACGTTGCAGGAGGTGGCCGACAAAATTGGCGCCGACAGACATGTGGTGTCTGCTGCTGAAAAAGGGAAGGCATCCACGAGCATCGCCGTCTATGCCGCCATGCTTTGGGTATTCGGCTTGGTAGATCAGTTCTTTCACGTGGGCGATCCCGAAACCGACCAAGAAGGAAAGTCCCTTGAGAGCGCACGATCGCCAAAACGGGCAAGGCAAGACAGTGCGCTGAATGACAATTTCTAA
- a CDS encoding L,D-transpeptidase gives MKFLALFATALLLIVFQAKAQIYGPYDDYGDYDYYDPYGPYGPPPIYDEPMPERQPRMRSGRGTIVIATREHTLVYTTPWGQQLAYPIAVGRAGKRWYGTTHVTSKRKHPEWRPTAGMRHKNPKLPAVVKPGPSNPLGTRAIYLADGLLRIHGTNDPSSIGTNASSGCFRMYREDVEELYDMVGPGTRVIIRR, from the coding sequence ATGAAATTCCTGGCTCTATTTGCTACAGCGCTTTTGCTTATCGTCTTTCAGGCGAAGGCTCAGATTTACGGACCGTATGACGACTACGGCGACTACGACTATTATGACCCGTATGGACCATATGGACCGCCGCCGATTTACGACGAGCCAATGCCAGAACGCCAACCACGGATGAGGAGTGGAAGGGGGACAATTGTCATCGCCACGCGGGAGCACACGCTCGTTTATACGACGCCCTGGGGTCAGCAGCTGGCCTATCCGATTGCTGTCGGGCGCGCCGGGAAACGATGGTACGGCACCACACACGTCACGTCGAAGCGCAAGCATCCTGAGTGGCGACCAACGGCTGGCATGCGCCATAAGAATCCCAAGCTGCCGGCCGTCGTGAAGCCGGGCCCGTCCAACCCACTTGGTACGCGGGCCATTTATCTTGCCGACGGCCTATTGCGCATCCATGGCACCAATGATCCCTCTTCTATTGGCACCAATGCATCGAGCGGTTGCTTTCGCATGTACCGAGAGGATGTCGAGGAACTCTACGACATGGTCGGACCGGGAACGCGTGTGATCATCCGGCGGTGA
- a CDS encoding ABC transporter substrate-binding protein, with translation MLKKCLAAAAVYAGLWAGAAHAETISVFCAPTEFELCTKVADAWKAKTGNEAKINKMPALLDDAIPIYQQLLAAKSKDIDVLFLDVIWLGMFKANLLDLKSMVPQADQDKHFASTLNAAKLDGNLVAMPAYMDVGLMFYRKDLLEKYGKQPPKTWDELAATAKEIQEKERAAGNDKMWGYAWQAKSYEGLTCDAIELIASNGGGTIIADDGKVTIDNPQAAEAIEKAKGWIGSISPEGVLNYDEEASRAVFESGDAVFHRNWPYVWGTSHKEGSSVIDKVGVMPLPVGKDGQKSSGCLGPMYYGVSKYSAKPQVAADFVNFITGTDMQKMRAVEATLNPSIQSLYSDPDVLEKIPFLKDNQQAFADSAVRPSGYTGTSYNRVSQAFYRSTHDMLSGSGDPKEGFASLSKRLEKLKESR, from the coding sequence ATGTTGAAGAAATGCCTCGCTGCGGCTGCAGTCTATGCCGGCCTGTGGGCTGGTGCGGCACATGCGGAAACCATCTCCGTCTTCTGCGCACCCACTGAATTCGAACTTTGCACCAAGGTCGCCGACGCCTGGAAGGCGAAGACCGGCAATGAAGCGAAGATCAACAAGATGCCGGCTCTGCTGGACGATGCGATCCCGATCTATCAGCAACTGCTGGCGGCAAAGTCGAAGGACATCGACGTTCTGTTCCTCGACGTAATCTGGCTCGGGATGTTCAAGGCGAACCTCCTGGATCTGAAATCGATGGTCCCGCAGGCCGACCAGGACAAGCATTTCGCCTCGACGTTGAATGCCGCAAAGCTCGACGGCAATCTCGTCGCCATGCCCGCTTATATGGACGTCGGCCTGATGTTCTATCGCAAGGACCTTCTGGAGAAATACGGCAAGCAGCCGCCGAAGACCTGGGACGAGCTTGCCGCCACGGCAAAGGAAATTCAGGAAAAGGAGCGGGCTGCCGGCAATGACAAGATGTGGGGCTATGCCTGGCAGGCGAAGAGCTATGAAGGCCTGACCTGCGACGCAATCGAGCTGATCGCATCGAATGGCGGTGGGACCATTATCGCCGATGACGGCAAGGTGACGATCGACAACCCGCAGGCCGCCGAAGCCATCGAAAAGGCGAAGGGGTGGATCGGTTCGATCAGCCCGGAAGGCGTGTTGAACTATGACGAAGAGGCATCACGCGCCGTTTTCGAATCCGGCGATGCCGTATTCCACCGCAACTGGCCCTATGTCTGGGGCACCTCCCACAAGGAAGGCAGCTCGGTCATCGACAAGGTCGGCGTCATGCCGCTTCCGGTCGGCAAGGACGGGCAGAAGTCCAGCGGCTGCCTCGGGCCGATGTATTACGGCGTCTCGAAATACAGCGCCAAGCCGCAAGTCGCAGCCGACTTCGTGAACTTCATCACCGGCACGGACATGCAGAAGATGCGCGCTGTCGAGGCTACCCTCAACCCCTCCATCCAGTCGCTCTACAGTGACCCGGACGTATTGGAAAAGATCCCCTTCCTGAAGGACAACCAGCAGGCTTTTGCCGATAGCGCCGTACGTCCGTCAGGCTACACCGGAACCAGTTACAACCGCGTCTCACAAGCCTTCTATCGCTCCACCCACGACATGCTATCGGGCAGCGGCGACCCGAAGGAGGGCTTTGCGTCGCTGTCAAAACGCCTGGAAAAGCTCAAAGAGAGCCGCTGA
- a CDS encoding GntR family transcriptional regulator: MTTRQRERATERHAAIDRADPRPLHQQVYEDLLASIRDGKVPLRGKLPSERELVSLYDVSRITVRHAVRELIRQGVVRSQPGKGLYVAENGKGFELEVLRSFTSTALASGRVPGHRLLRLEVVKASLEISRPLFLAPASNVIVLSRLRLLDGVPVVLQTDWVPASRAPGLTDLDWSVANRSLYAELREIYGIQPRRGQTTLSARLASESEAEMLELPRPAAVLTVDQIAFDERDRPINMTALVHHPDRYPLTLLQSATGDFREY, encoded by the coding sequence GTGACGACGCGTCAGCGGGAAAGAGCGACGGAAAGGCATGCGGCAATTGATCGGGCCGACCCTCGCCCGCTCCACCAGCAGGTCTATGAAGATCTGCTGGCATCGATCCGCGATGGGAAAGTGCCGTTACGCGGCAAGCTGCCGTCAGAGCGCGAACTCGTTTCGCTTTACGATGTCAGTCGCATCACCGTGCGGCATGCCGTTCGCGAGCTGATACGCCAGGGCGTTGTTCGCAGCCAGCCGGGCAAGGGCTTGTATGTGGCGGAAAATGGCAAAGGATTTGAACTCGAGGTTCTGCGAAGCTTTACGAGTACGGCGCTAGCAAGTGGCCGTGTGCCAGGACATCGCCTTCTCAGGCTGGAAGTGGTGAAAGCATCCCTCGAGATCAGTCGGCCGCTGTTTCTTGCGCCAGCATCAAATGTGATCGTGCTGTCTCGTCTGCGCTTGTTGGACGGCGTGCCGGTCGTCCTGCAGACCGACTGGGTACCGGCTTCCCGCGCGCCGGGCTTGACAGACCTGGACTGGTCGGTCGCAAACCGTTCGCTTTATGCCGAATTGCGAGAAATCTACGGGATCCAGCCTCGGCGTGGACAAACGACGTTGAGCGCGCGTTTGGCGAGTGAAAGTGAAGCTGAGATGCTGGAGCTTCCTCGGCCGGCCGCCGTACTCACTGTCGACCAGATCGCCTTCGACGAGCGCGACCGGCCAATCAACATGACGGCACTTGTCCATCATCCCGACCGTTACCCACTGACGCTGCTGCAGTCGGCGACGGGCGACTTCCGCGAATATTAA